One Mus pahari chromosome 21, PAHARI_EIJ_v1.1, whole genome shotgun sequence genomic window, CTCTTTGAGGAATGCTTTGGAAAGAACATTGAATAGCAATGTTGGAAATCCTTCCTGCACTGCAGAGACTGGTCACACCTCAAGCCACTCACCCCATTCCCTGTTGACAGGTAACTGCACTGTACAGCATGTGGCTGGCTTAACAAGGTAATTGTGTGCAGATGATGTGGTCAGCCACTTGAAGTGGTTaactcccctaccccccccccaactccctcaCACACTCCTGCTAATTGTCCATGGATGGATTGAAAAGGTTTTAAAACTGGCCAATTTAAATGGGCTGTTTTCATATTATAAATCTATAGTGTATTGTTTCCAAAATGAGTCTTTGCAGATATACTCACTTTAAACTTATACTCAGAAACACCAACTGTGAGAGGAAGTCACTCTTGGGTATGGCCAGTGGCAAATGATGTAGTTTTAGGGAAAGCATGGGATGGTCCCAGAATCTTTCTACATACAATGGGAATtggagctacacacacacacacacacacacacacacagagagagagagagagagagagagagagagacagagacagagacagagacagagacagagacagagacagagagagacagtaaaCAACACAGGTCCTAAATGAATGCACAGTGTATAAAATGGAGCCTTAAGAAACTAAGTAACAGAGACAAGCTTAGGTTCACTGTTTACGTTCAACATCAACACACAAGCAGGGGATAAACCTGGGCTTTCCTTAACCTCCCTCCACTAGCCTGCTATTTGTAGGCACTTGGGGAAGTCAGTAAAAATCTATTATTCACTGATGCTTAGCTTATAGCCGGATTATAACTAGATACAGCCGTCTATGGTTTTGCTGTTATGTAAACAAGGGCTttcttcaaaacagaacaaaccccCAACAACATCGTTAGATTATGGGTTTtagaataagtgaaaaaaaacaaaaacaaaaaacaaaaaaacaaaccattccAAGCCTGGACCCCAGTACAGCCATGTTTAAAATATCCCAACTGACCCCCCACTGGCCTCCGTCCTAACTCTTTCTTCTCCCACTATATTCCCTGACACTTACCTCCTGAACACACAGCCATTTGGTCTGAACtcataaacttattttttctaCAAACGCCATGCCCAGTCATTCCCCTTGCCTCCCTGGACCCTAAAGACAAGTCCTTACATAAAGAGTGCTGAAAATCTCCCTGGGAACCTGCATCTTTACCCGGAGCCTTGGCTTTCATATCTTTCAGCCACCAGAGTGGTTATCTCCAGTGACCAAAGATCAAATGCCTGTATTTCAGATACAAAAGTTGCGCATAGGAATTCTGGGCGAAGAGGGGGCATTTCAAATGACTACAAGCACCCTTCTCCTCTCAGTAGAACACCAAGACTACAGTTccgtaaagaaaaaaaaatccaaaacaatgaaaaggaatttttttttaatttctagggTCCCATGGTATTTGCCTCTTGAGCTACTTGAGTCTTGAGAAATTTTTTGTCAGTAGCCAGAACTGGCAAAgcgatttttaaaaagaaaagatcagaGAAATAATCGTCTGTTTCTACGTTATATTTCATCAGGAGGGGTGAGAAGACGATACGGAGAAAGTTTTACTTCTTGGTGTTGTGCTGGAAACACAgcgcctcttttttttttccgggCGAGCTAAAGTGTGCCAGCTTTTTCAGACGGAGGAATGTGGAGTGTCAAGGGGTCAGGATCAATCCGGTGTGAGTTGATGAggcaggaaggtggggaggaatgTGAGGAATGTCCCTGTTTGTGTAGGACTCCATTCAGTTCTTTGGCGAGCCGGCTCCCGGGAGCGTATAAAAGCCAGCGCCCGCCCGCCTAGTCTCACACAGCTCTTCTCTCCAAGAAGACTCAGCCAGACCCACTCCAGCTCCGACCCCAGGAGACCGATCTCCTCCAGACGGCAGCAGCCCCAGCCCAGCCGACAACCCCAGACGCCACCGCCTGGAGCGTCCAGACACCAACCTCCTCCCCTGTCCGAGTCCAGGCTCCGGCCACGCCACTCGTCGCCTCTGCACTCCGCTGTGCGTCCTCCCGCCGCGCCCCGACCATGCTCGCCTCCGTCGCAGGTCCCATCGCCTTGGTGCTCCTCGCCCTCTGCACCCGGGTAAGCCCCGGGACTGACggaagggacggagggagggcAGAGTGAGCTGCGATCGCAGACTGAccgccctccccttcctctcctcagcCTGCCACCGGCCAGGACTGCAGCGCGCAGTGTCAGTGCGCAGCCGAAGCGGCGCCGCGCTGCCCCGCCGGCGTGAGCCTGGTGCTGGACGGCTGCGGCTGCTGCCGCGTCTGCGCCAAGCAGCTGGGAGAACTGTGCACGGAGCGTGACCCCTGCGATCCACACAAGGGCCTCTTCTGCGACTTCGGCTCCCCCGCCAACCGCAAGATCGGCGTGTGCACTGGTAAGACCCTCAGCCCCTTTCCAGTCCACTGTGCCCAGAGCCCTCACCTTTTGGGGTTAGACCACCACCTCTCTCAAGTCCAGCGTGATAccctctagaaaaagaaaagctccTGTCCGCAGCTGCTTCCAACCGGCCCCCTGCAGTCCTGACCCTAGCTCGTCACCTTGACATGTACAGTGATATAGTTAGCGTTCTTATCCCTGTGACCCTACGCCTGACCTCTACAACtttgtcttcctctcctcctgcagCCAAAGATGGTGCCCCCTGTGTCTTCGGTGGGTCGGTGTACCGCAGCGGGGAGTCCTTCCAAAGCAGCTGCAAATACCAATGCACTTGCCTGGATGGGGCCGTGGGCTGCGTGCCCCTGTGCAGCATGGATGTTCGCCTGCCCAGCCCTGACTGCCCCTTCCCGAGAAGGGTCAAGCTACCTGGGAAATGCTGTGAGGAGTGGGTGTGTGACGAGCCCAAGGACCGCACAGTAGTTGGCCCTGCCCTAGCTGGTgagttttcttcttcaaagtcACTGTTATTCATTCTCCCCAACTTCAGGGCCAATGCCCAAGTACACAAAGTTAAGGGGAAATTGTCCTATCCGGATGTTTtaccttgtgtttgtgtgttgtgctCTCACAGCCTACCGACTGGAAGACACATTTGGCCCAGACCCAACCATGATGCGAGCCAACTGCCTGGTCCAGACCACAGAGTGGAGCGCCTGTTCTAAGACCTGTGGGATGGGCATCTCCACCCGGGTTACCAATGACAATACCTTCTgcacactggagaagcagagtcGCCTCTGCATGGTCAGGCCCTGTGAGGCTGACCTGGAGGAAAACATTAAGGTACATCCTCTGCCCCTAGTCCTTCCGTTTTACAGAATGACAGGGAAGAGAACCAAGCTGGCTGTCTCACCTTCTGTGTGATTAGAGGCCCGTTGTCTCCAGAAATATCTAACCATGGAGCTGTCTGGCTAGAATGAGAGATGCTGTAACAGCAGCTGCCAGTTTTCCACTACAAAATTCCCCGTAGTGCTAGTTAATTCAAGACGCTCCAAATGAGGCCATGGCTATTTTTGGAGAACTGGCGAATGAAACGCCCAATCTCTCCCCTCAGAATATAAACACAAGTCAGATGACATGGGGCTAAGTCTACAAAGGGTCGAGGAAGTCCACTCCCGTTGTAGTAATTGCTGCTTCTCCTCTTGTCTTCCTTAGAAGGGCAAAAAGTGCATCCGGACACCTAAAATCGCCAAGCCTGTCAAGTTTGAGCTTTCTGGCTGCACCAGTGTGAAGACATACCGGGCTAAGTTCTGCGGGGTGTGCACTGACGGCCGCTGCTGCACACCGCACAGAACCACCACTCTGCCAGTGGAGTTCAAATGCCCCGATGGCGAGATCATGAAAAAGAACATGATGTTCATCAAGACCTGTGCCTGCCATTACAACTGTCCCGGGGACAACGACATCTTTGAGTCCCTGTACTACAGGAAGATGTATGGAGACATGGCGTAAAGCCAGGGAGTAAGGGACATGAACTCATTAGACTATAACTTGAACTGAGTTgcatctcattttcttctgtaaaaaAACAATTACAGTAGCACATTAATTTAAATCTGTGTTTTTAACTGTCGTGGGAGAAAAATATCCCACCCAAGTGAGAACGTTATGTCATTGTCATACAAGTAGTCTGTCAATCTCAGACactggttttgagacagtttagACTTGACAGTTGTTAACATTAGCGCACAGTGCCAGAACGCACAGTGAGGCGAGTCTCCTGGAACAGTGGAAATgccaggagaaagagacaggtaCTGAGatcattttaaaagcagaaatgtGCCTACTTTTTTGGAGTGTAACCGGGGAGGGAAATTATAGCATGCTTGTGGACAGACCTGCTCTGGCAAGAGCTGCGCATGTGTCCTCCGCTAGATGAGGCTGAGTCCAGCTGTTCTTTAAGAACAGCTGTTTCAGCTCTGACATTCTGATTCCAGTGACACTTGTCAGGACCCAGAACCTTGTCTATTAGACTGGACAGCTTGTGGCAAGTGAGTTTGCCTGTAACAAGCCAGATTTTTATTGATATTGTAAATATTGtggatatatatattatatatatttgtacagtTATCTAAGTTAATTTAAagtcgtttgtttttgttttaagtgctTTTGGGATTTTTAAACTGATAGCCCCAAACTCCAGACACCATAGGTAGGACAGGAAGCTTTTTTTCTGTGATTCAAAACAAAGGAGACACTGCATGTGGGAAGTGTGACCTGAGTGACTCTGTCAGAACAAATGTTGTGTGGACGGTAAAGCTACCTATTGGAAGTCAGATTTCTAGTAGGAAATGTGGTACAATCACTGTTGGTGAACAGAAATGGCCTTTATTAAGAAATGGCTGGCTCAGGGTAACGGGTCAGATTTCCACCAGGAAATGTTTGCTGCTTCTTTGATTATGActggtttggggtggggtggggcagtttATTTGTTGAGAGTGTGACCAAAAGTTACATGTTTGCACCTTTCTAGttgaaaataaagtatatatattttttatatgaaaGGCTTGACTGTTCATTCTTGTAAACTTTTCTTGGGTTTTCCTGGGTGTAAGCAAGAAGTTCATATTTATCTTAAGGTAATTCACTAGGAAGTTTACAAATACCTTTGATATGCATGAATAACACGAAATCAATAGGATTTTGTGTAGCATCCCTTACACTGAACCAAGCAGACACGAGAATCAGCTGTCTACATGGTTCAAGGAATGCTTTAAGTTCAGCTCTGGGTAGCTGACTCCAGCTTCCACCAACCCCCAGCATACTTCACTCAGTCACTTCTGCTTGGTACATCTGAGCATTTAAGATAATTTATAATCCTTCACATCACAGATTAATCTGTGCCTTACAtggagaaaatgtttaaatattagcTTGTGTTTGACTACAGCTCTGGTTCTGAACTCAAAGACCTCACTGTTAAACGGGAAGCATAGACtaacatatacattaaaatttgttgtacaaatttcatttttctattgctatgacaactCATGGCACATGTAAAGATAGCATAAGTCAATTTTCTATCCTTTAATGTGAATTAAAAATGGTTTTGATTTGAAGGAGATTCCACGCTATTGTCCCACGTTACCAAAATGGTTTATAGGTGACAACATTAAATTCTTCAAGAACCCTGATATAGAAATGATATAAGATATACCTGGCTGTTACTAGCCAGGGAAACAAACAGAATCACAAACACTCCAGAGGCATCTTTCTTTTCCTAGATGAGAACAGCTGTAGATTCCAGAGAAAAAGACACCGCAGACAGATTAATCTGTTTTGGGATGGTTAGCAATCGTGTAGTCACTCAGAGAGACAAAAATACACCTGAAAGCAGAGACGTTCTGCAAACAGCGCCCACACCGCAAACCAAATGAAAAACTTCCCATGAGAAAAGTATTTCTAGTCACAACGTTGGGCTTTACGGGTACATGGCAACACTGGTAGCAGCCGCTGCTACCCCCAAATAAACCATACCCCAAATAATAAACCATACCCCAAATAAACACACCCGGGGTACACAAACAGTACATTGCTATAGCCCCCATTTCTTCTCTGGCCACAATGATAAAGAGCCATGGAGAAAGCCTAACTCCTGAAAGGAATCAAAGAATTGTGGGGGGAAACAAAGttgcagagaggaagaagggattcCAGATGTTTCCAAATTCTGCACACAGAAACAGTAAGCAAATTGCATAACCAAACTCCCATGAGCAGTGTGTAACAAAATTAGAAGACAAGACACCCTTGACCCCGAGATAGTGATGAAGACAAATTGCCAACCACCCAAGGGCCTGAGTTGTGTCAGCGGTCGGTCgtgggaaaaaggaaaagaggggagcGTGTGATGTTTTGAGAACAAGAGAAATCTCAGGGAACCAGCAAGTGCTAGTTAGCACGACAGCTGATTTGAGGACAGTTGTAGACATGGGTTAGGGGTTTATACCACTCCAGTACAACTTACATTTGGGGCTGCTTACTGAGACGGGATACAAACACATAAGAATTGAGTCAAAATTGAGCCAGTCAGGGCAAGAGACATTGAGAGAAGACTGAGGTACAAATAGGAAGTTGAGCCAAGTAACAtgggcctgtgatcccagccacTTAGGAGACTTGGCTACTTCCTTGCCTTGCTGCTGTAGCAAAATGCTTGACAAAAGCAactaaagaaaggaagggggggagggagggaggaaggaagggagggagggagggagggagggaggaaggaaggaaggaaggaaggaaggaaggaaggaaggaaggaaggaaggaaggaagggttgacTGTGGCTCACAGTTGAAGGTCGCAGTctagggagtgggggtggagttCGGTAGTCAAGCTGATAGGAGCTTCAGGTAGCTGTCGAGTTTCAGCGAGAGATGAATGTTAGAGCGGTCAGCTAGCACATTTGTGTTTATTCATTCTGGGACCAGACCATATCCCACGCAACAGTACTGCCCACACTTGAGGTGGATAGTCCCATCTCGTTCAACCTCACCTAGATAACCTCAAACACACCCAGAGGCCTGTTGTTCCactcttctttctgttgttctcATGAAACACTGACCGAAAACAAGTTGGCTGGACAAAGTTTATTTCTGCTTACAGCATATGGCCCCAATCATCgaaggaagctgaggtgggagaTCGAGACAGgcgcctggaggcaggaacttaagcagagaCCATGTGGAATGGTTTGTTACTTTACTTGCGTCCCTGGGCTTGTCCATCTCTCTTTCCTACACAGCTCAGACCTActgcccagagatggtaccacccacagatTCTGGGCCCTCTTTGATCAACTAGTTATCAAGCAATCCCCTAACAACATACTCACAGGTCAGTCCAATGGAGGACACACTTCAGGTGACGTTACCCCCTTCCCTGGTATGCCAAGTTGACAACTGAAACAAGGGCTGTGGTCTTGATGAATCTAGATGCTGTTGTTAGGCCTCAAACCCAAGACAAATGACTGAGGTGCTATTTAATATATCAAAGTGGACTTGACTGCCTGCTAGCTtttcccagaatccctcagtccctacctgttacagggtccTTCTGGCTAACATACCCTCCCTTCTGGTTTGGGCACCTgatgaatgaaaagaagaaaaaaagaaaaaagaaaggatatgacTGTTCCTAGGTGTACctgctagctttgtgtcaacttgacacagctggagttatcacagagaaaggagcttcagttggggaagtgcccccatgagatccagctgtaaggcattttctcaattagtgatcaagggggaagggccccttgtgggtggtggcatctctgggctggtagtctcggTTCTATNNNNNNNNNNNNNNNNNNNNNNNNNNNNNNNNNNNNNNNNNNNNNNNNNNNNNNNNNNNNNNNNNNNNNNNNNNNNNNNNNNNNNNNNNNNNNNNNNNNNNNNNNNNNNNNNNNNNNNNNNNNNNNNNNNNNNNNNNNNNNNNNNNNNNNNNNNNNNNNNNNNNNNNNNNNNNNNNNNNNNNNNNNNNNNNNNNNNNNNNNNNNNNNNNNNNNNNNNNNNNNNNNNNNNNNNNNNNNNNNNNNNNNNNNNNNNNNNNNNNNNNNNNNNNNNNNNNNNNNNNNNNNNNNNNNNNNNNNNNNNNNNNNNNNNNNNNNNNNNNNNNNNNNNNNNNNNNNNNNNNNNNNNNNNNNNNNNNNNNNNNNNNNNNNNNNNNNNNNNNNNNNNNNNNNNNNNNNNNNNNNNNNNNNNNNNNNNNNNNNNNNNNNNNNNNNNNNNNNNNNNNNNNNNNNNNNNNNNNNNN contains:
- the Ccn2 gene encoding CCN family member 2, which encodes MLASVAGPIALVLLALCTRPATGQDCSAQCQCAAEAAPRCPAGVSLVLDGCGCCRVCAKQLGELCTERDPCDPHKGLFCDFGSPANRKIGVCTAKDGAPCVFGGSVYRSGESFQSSCKYQCTCLDGAVGCVPLCSMDVRLPSPDCPFPRRVKLPGKCCEEWVCDEPKDRTVVGPALAAYRLEDTFGPDPTMMRANCLVQTTEWSACSKTCGMGISTRVTNDNTFCTLEKQSRLCMVRPCEADLEENIKKGKKCIRTPKIAKPVKFELSGCTSVKTYRAKFCGVCTDGRCCTPHRTTTLPVEFKCPDGEIMKKNMMFIKTCACHYNCPGDNDIFESLYYRKMYGDMA